From Candidatus Polarisedimenticolia bacterium, a single genomic window includes:
- the moaC gene encoding cyclic pyranopterin monophosphate synthase MoaC, translating to MAEGRRLTHLDAKGRARMVDVSEKPVTAREAIAEGRVILSAEAFRLLRRNGFAKGDVLGVARLAGIQAAKRTPEWIPLCHAIPLDSAQVEFTLEPARKAVRITSRAAARWTTGVEMEALTAVAAAALTLYDMCKAVDRGIRIEGIRLMRKSGGRSGTYRRR from the coding sequence ATGGCTGAGGGAAGACGCCTGACCCACCTGGACGCCAAGGGGCGCGCCCGGATGGTCGATGTCTCCGAGAAGCCGGTGACGGCGCGCGAGGCGATTGCGGAAGGGCGCGTGATCCTCTCCGCCGAGGCCTTCCGCCTGCTGCGCCGCAACGGCTTCGCGAAAGGGGATGTCCTGGGCGTGGCGCGGCTGGCGGGGATCCAGGCTGCCAAGCGCACCCCCGAGTGGATCCCCCTCTGTCATGCCATTCCTCTGGATTCCGCGCAGGTGGAGTTCACCCTCGAGCCGGCCCGCAAGGCGGTGCGCATCACCTCGAGGGCGGCGGCGCGCTGGACCACGGGCGTGGAGATGGAGGCGCTCACGGCGGTCGCCGCGGCGGCGCTGACTCTCTATGACATGTGCAAGGCGGTCGATCGCGGGATTCGCATCGAGGGAATCCGGCTGATGCGGAAAAGCGGCGGCCGCAGCGGCACCTACCGAAGGCGCTGA
- a CDS encoding molybdenum cofactor guanylyltransferase: METGKGFSGFVLAGGRSRRMGANKALLPLGGRRLVDRAIDLLSPHVEEVFVVGPPEVFPFLHVPVRPDEIKLSGPLGGILTGLRHARFERSLVLGVDLPFLTGEVLDRVLDAARAGDADVTLPRYHDVQETLCGVYSRRCITPIEGMLMAGRKSVLELLPRVRTHILEEAAFGDLLKDDPFFNINTKDDYEEAKRRVMHLHPEGVTHG, from the coding sequence ATGGAAACCGGCAAAGGATTCAGCGGGTTCGTCCTCGCCGGGGGCCGGAGCAGGCGGATGGGAGCCAACAAGGCGCTCCTGCCCCTCGGTGGCCGCCGCCTGGTGGATCGCGCCATCGACCTGCTGTCGCCGCATGTCGAGGAAGTCTTCGTCGTAGGTCCCCCCGAGGTCTTTCCCTTCCTGCACGTTCCCGTACGCCCCGACGAAATCAAGCTCTCCGGTCCTTTGGGAGGAATCCTCACCGGGCTTCGGCACGCCCGCTTCGAAAGGAGCCTGGTCCTGGGAGTCGACCTGCCGTTTCTCACGGGCGAGGTTCTCGATCGGGTCCTGGATGCGGCGCGAGCCGGCGACGCCGACGTCACGCTGCCGCGCTACCACGATGTCCAGGAGACGCTGTGCGGCGTCTATTCGAGGCGCTGCATCACGCCGATCGAGGGGATGCTGATGGCGGGTCGCAAGTCGGTCCTCGAACTGCTCCCGCGAGTCCGTACACACATCCTCGAAGAGGCGGCGTTCGGCGATCTCCTGAAGGACGATCCCTTCTTCAACATCAACACCAAGGATGACTACGAAGAGGCGAAGCGCCGGGTGATGCACCTGCACCCCGAAGGCGTCACGCATGGCTGA
- a CDS encoding HEAT repeat domain-containing protein: MLENVFKENPAPEPSGRPREKPRRSPLPALLFVPLLLLCLLGLIIYLFGWLSFDRRDALDLVEEVRAAQGERRALVAYELSRLERYDLDDASRPRFLAVAEGLLSNPQETDPRVKRSLALTLGRIHESSSVATLRAAAADPDPETQIYALWSLGAIGDPAAGETLAAALQSEDAAVR, from the coding sequence ATGCTCGAAAACGTCTTCAAGGAAAACCCTGCCCCGGAGCCGTCCGGCCGTCCGCGGGAGAAGCCCCGCCGATCCCCGCTGCCGGCCCTGCTGTTCGTCCCCCTGCTCCTGCTCTGCCTGCTCGGCCTCATCATCTATCTCTTCGGCTGGCTCTCCTTCGACCGGCGTGACGCGCTCGATCTGGTCGAGGAGGTGCGGGCGGCGCAGGGGGAGCGGCGCGCCCTCGTCGCCTACGAGCTGTCGCGCCTCGAGCGCTACGACCTGGACGATGCGTCGCGGCCACGCTTCCTGGCGGTGGCCGAGGGGCTGCTCTCCAACCCGCAGGAGACCGATCCACGCGTCAAGCGCTCCCTGGCTCTGACCCTGGGGCGCATTCATGAGAGCTCCTCGGTCGCGACGCTGCGCGCCGCCGCCGCGGATCCCGATCCGGAGACGCAGATTTACGCCCTCTGGTCTCTCGGGGCGATTGGCGATCCGGCGGCCGGCGAGACGCTCGCCGCCGCGCTGCAGAGCGAGGATGCCGCGGTGCGCAA